A stretch of Ipomoea triloba cultivar NCNSP0323 chromosome 13, ASM357664v1 DNA encodes these proteins:
- the LOC116001192 gene encoding uncharacterized protein LOC116001192: MAEFMMAQQAQNQNQGHPRVDFAKAIASRHPSSYAGEDDPVVLEEWIRTFDKLLDAKGETVQVYYDQYVELMRFAQDIVPDEASKARRFVRGLDWDVRRAIAPFMCSTLKEAYNRASDQYQVYLDQQEVYGRNKRKIDDKHKRFKVDDRKSNQGKFQPKQGEKRGGTDQGKQSACSRCGKSHPGENCQGVRIRCYKCGLLGHKFYECQTRVENLQNSSQNNRHGGGLSGSNGRKPAESGNKGVNSPQVNRGRPTNAATGPNDKGKSPMGESSTGNQGRIYVVNSTQAQAGDVVTDTFLINSVLGSVLFDTGATNSFISSTFADRLKLWPTSKLDLNVRTASGIVVACKDGYDNISIEIAGFNCPGNLIRFELEGIDVVLGMDWLDMYKAQIVCDERKVVLRGSNGKRISYRGIERQPEPKLMTMQKLRKYAHQGCEVYLYLVQDAEMEEPEINQIPVVREFPDVFLEDLTEMLPEREVEFTIDLAPGTAPISKAPYRMAPKEMEELKTQLAEIDDLFDQLKGAGVFSKIDLRSGYHQVRVVEQDIPKTAFRTRYGHYKFAVMPFGVTNAPRTFMDLMNRIFLPYLDKFIVVFIDDILVYSKTLEEHEEHLRTVLQMLREKKLSAKLSKCEFWREEVAFLERSQFEAKKMAGVDQGL, from the exons ATGGCTGAgtttatgatggctcagcagGCCCAGAATCAAAATCAGGGACACCCTCGGGTCGACTTTGCTAAAGCTATAGCAAGTAGACACCCATCGAGTTATGCGGGGGAAGATGATCCAGTGGTTTTGGAAGAATGGATACGGACATTTGATAAACTGCTTGACGCA AAAGGAGAAACTGTTCAGGTCTACTATGACCAGTATGTGGAGCTAATGAGGTTTGCTCAAGACATTGTGCCGGACGAGGCAAGCAAAGCAAGAAGATTTGTGCGAGGACTGGATTGGGACGTGAGAAGGGCAatcgcaccattcatgtgctccactctcaaggaggcatataATCGGGCATCGGATCAGTACCAAGTGTACCTAGATCAACAGGAAGTTTATGGTAGGAACAAGAGAAAAATTGATGATAAACATAAGAGATTCAAGGTGGATGATCGGAAGTCTAACCAAGGGAAATTTCAACCAAAGCAAGGAGAGAAGAGGGGAGGAACAGACCAAGGGAAGCAGTCTGCTTGCAGCAGATGTGGAAAGAGCCATCCTGGAGAAAATTGCCAAGGGGTAAGAATAAGGTGCTACAAGTGTGGCCTCTTAGGACACAAATTCTATGAGTGCCAAACCAGGGTAGAAAACCTCCAGAACTCCTCGCAGAATAACAGGCACGGAGGAGGATTAAGTGGGAGCAACGGCCGGAAACCTGCGGAATCCGGAAACAAGGGGGTTAATTCTCCGCAAGTGAACCGGGGGAGGCCAACGAACGCTGCCACAGGTCCGAACGACAAAGGGAAGTCGCcgatgggagaaagcagcacagGGAACCAAGGCCGAATCTACGTCGTTAATAGCACTCAAGCTCAGGCTGGCGACGTCGTAACTGATACATTTCTTATAAACTCAGTGCTTGGTTCGGTATTATTTGATACGGGAGCTACCAATTCCTTTATATCATCTACGTTTGCGGATAGATTGAAGTTATGGCCTACTAGTAAGTTAGACTTAAATGTGAGAACTGCCTCGGGGATAGTGGTAGCCTGTAAAGATGGATATGACAACATTTCGATAGAAATTGCGGGATTCAATTGTCCCGGAAATCTTATTCGTTTTGAGTTAGAGGGCATCGATGTGGTACTCggaatggattggttggatatgTATAAGGCTCAAATTGTTTGtgatgagcgaaaggttgtcctacgaGGATCGAATGggaagagaatatcctaccgagggattgaGAGGCAACCCGAGCCCAAGTTGATGACAATGCAGAAGTTGAGGAAGTACGCTCAccaggggtgtgaagtgtacctctatTTGGTGCAAGACGCTGAGATGGAAGAACCTGAGATCAATCAAATCCCAGtagtgcgtgaatttcccgacgTGTTTCTAGAGGATCTCACGGAAATGCTGCCggaaagggaagtggaattcactatTGATCTCGCACCAGGAACCGCACCAATctcaaaagcgccttatcgTATGGCACCGAAAGAGATGGAAGAATTGAAGACTCAATTGGCgga gatcgacgatctgttcgATCAATTGAAGGGAGCTGGAGtattttcaaagattgatttacggtcagggtatcaccaagtgcgagtcgtgGAGCAGGATATTCCCAAAACAGCATTCCGGACTAGATATGGGCACTACAAATTTGCCgtcatgccgttcggagtgacaaATGCACCAAggactttcatggacttgatgaacaggattttccttccatatctaGATAAGTTCATCGTTGTCTTTATAGACGATATCTTGGTTTACTCAAAGACACTAGAGGAGCACGAAGAACATCTTAGGACAGTATTGCAAAtgctgagggaaaagaaactttctGCGAAACTGTCTAAGTGCGAATTTTGGAGGGAGGAAGTAGCATTTcttg agaGATCTCAATTTGAGGCAAAGAAGATGGCTGGAGTTGATCAAGGATTATga